The Setaria viridis chromosome 2, Setaria_viridis_v4.0, whole genome shotgun sequence DNA window TAATCATCTTCTAGAAATCACAATGCAACACAGTAGTTGAAGATGCCGCTTTGTTCTCTAGTTCCACCATTGCAGCGCACACTGCTACGGCGCCAAAAATATCGCACCACCCTCCCCTCCCAAACACCAAGCTCTAGCAGCTCGGTGCGCGACAATGGcggccgccatcgccgtcgcgcTCCTCGCCACCTTCCTCACGCCGCTGATCGTCTACTGGTTAACGACAAGGACCAAGAAGCCGCTTCCGGCGAACCTTCCCCCGGGCTCGCTGGGCCTGCCGGTGATCGGGCAGAGCCTGGGCCTGCTCCGCGCGATGCGGAGCAACACCGGCGAGCGGTGGCTCCGGGACCGGGTCGACAGGTACGGCCCCGTGTCGAAGCTGTCGCTGTTCGGCGCGCCGACGGTGTTCGTGACGGGCGCCGCCGCGAACAAGCTGGTGTTCGGCAGCGACGCGCTGGCGCCGAAGCAGCCCCGGTGCCTGCCGCTGATCCTGGGCCGCCGGAACATcctcgagctcgccggcgacgactaCCGCCGCGTGCGCGGCGCCATGATGCAGTTCCTCAAGCCCGACTCGCTGCGGCGGTACGTAGGCGCCATCGACGCCGAGGTGTCGCGCCACCTCGACGCCGAGTGGGCGGGGCGCCGGAACGTCGCCGTGCTGCCGCTGATGAAGCTCCTCACGTTCGACATCATCGCGACGCTGCTCTTCGGCCTCGAGCGCGGCGCCGTCAGGGCGCGGCTCGCCGCGGCGTTCAGCGCGATGCTGGAGGGCATGTGGTCGGTGCCGCTGGACCTGCCGTTCACGGCGTTCCGCAGGAGCTTGagggcgagcgcgcgggcgcggcgggtgCTCGAGGCGACGCTCGCGGAGAAGAAGGCCAGGCTGGAGCGGGGGGAGTCGTCGCCCGCGGACGACCTCGTGAGCTGCCTCGCCAGCCTGAGGGCCGAAGGCGGCAACGGCAAGCGGCTGCTGACGGACGAGGAGATCGTGGACAACGCCAtggtcgtcctcgtcgccggccacgacacGTCGTCCGTGCTCATGACCTTCATGAtccgccacctcgccggcgatcCCGAAACCCTCGCCGCCATGGTCGAAGGTAAGAAACTAAGCAGCCTTCATGCCATTAATGGTGCGCCATGCCTGACGAGACGGCGCCTTTCTCTCTGCGACGTACTACAGAGCACGAAGAGATCGTCAAGAACAAGGCCAACGGCGAGGCGCTGACATGGGAGGACCTGCAGAGCATGAGGCTCACGTGGCGCGTGGCCCTGGAGACGCTGCGGATGATCCCGCCCATCTTCGGGAGCTTCCGGCGAGCCATGGAGGACATCGAGTTCGACGGCTACGTCATCCCCAAGGGGTGGCAGGTGTTCTGGGCGTCGAGCGTGACGCACATGGACCCGGCCATCTTCAAGGACCCCGAGAAGTTCGACCCGTCGAGGTTCGAGAGCCCGGCGCCGCCATACGCGTTCGTGGCGttcggcggcgggcagcggctgTGCGCCGGGATCGAGTTCGCGAGGGTGGAGACGCTGGTGACCATGCACCACCTGGTGAGGCGCTTCCGGTGGAGGCTACTCTCCAAGGAGAACATCTTTGTCAGGGACCCCATGCCGTCGCCGCTGCATGGGCTCCCGATCGAGCTCGAGCACATAGGCGTGGAGCGCGTCCTGAGTTCAAAAGTGATCGCATCCATAATGCTCTGAATTTCTGATACTGAATCTGCAACTGCATCACAGAATGCATAGCTCCTGCTTCCGGTTTCATCCACGATTGCATAGAAATGTTGACGCGGTGACAATAAAATCATATGGCTACTCACTTTAAATTCCAGTGTGTAAAATGTAAATGCACCAATACATCACACCACATGCACCACCTCGAAAAGGACCATATTATACAGTATAATGACAAAAATCAAACTATGAATAATGAAAGATTTTTGACCCAGGTG harbors:
- the LOC117844700 gene encoding cytochrome P450 716A1; the encoded protein is MAAAIAVALLATFLTPLIVYWLTTRTKKPLPANLPPGSLGLPVIGQSLGLLRAMRSNTGERWLRDRVDRYGPVSKLSLFGAPTVFVTGAAANKLVFGSDALAPKQPRCLPLILGRRNILELAGDDYRRVRGAMMQFLKPDSLRRYVGAIDAEVSRHLDAEWAGRRNVAVLPLMKLLTFDIIATLLFGLERGAVRARLAAAFSAMLEGMWSVPLDLPFTAFRRSLRASARARRVLEATLAEKKARLERGESSPADDLVSCLASLRAEGGNGKRLLTDEEIVDNAMVVLVAGHDTSSVLMTFMIRHLAGDPETLAAMVEEHEEIVKNKANGEALTWEDLQSMRLTWRVALETLRMIPPIFGSFRRAMEDIEFDGYVIPKGWQVFWASSVTHMDPAIFKDPEKFDPSRFESPAPPYAFVAFGGGQRLCAGIEFARVETLVTMHHLVRRFRWRLLSKENIFVRDPMPSPLHGLPIELEHIGVERVLSSKVIASIML